The Vigna unguiculata cultivar IT97K-499-35 chromosome 6, ASM411807v1, whole genome shotgun sequence genome contains a region encoding:
- the LOC114188947 gene encoding CASP-like protein 1E1 isoform X1 yields the protein MNETLIPLLSVTLPTSLFPHYLKSYIFPLANTSPQGFIFVTRMEGQRKGSLNVMEGSEGNAKGWCGSVVRTCDLFLRLFAILLTLVASVVIGADKQTAIVPIKFVESMPPLYVPVAAKWHYLSAFVYFVGANAMACAYAALSLLLRLGNRRKGMETVITVFDTLMVALLFSSNGAAIAVGLLGLQGNSHVHWNKVCNIFGKFCDQVAASLFISLLGSITFLLLLLLPQLFRLKQTT from the exons ATGAATGAAACCCTCATACCCCTTTTATCAGTAACATTACCAACTTCCCTTTTCCCACACTATTTAAAGTCATATATTTTCCCTTTGGCCAACACTTCACCACAAGGCTTCATTTTTGTTACTAGAATGGAGGGTCAGAGAAAGGGTAGTTTGAATGTAATGGAAGGGAGTGAGGGCAATGCCAAAGGATGGTGTGGATCAGTAGTGAGAACTTGTGATTTGTTTTTGAGGCTTTTTGCCATTCTACTCACTCTTGTGGCTTCTGTTGTCATTGGGGCAGATAAACAAACAGCTATTGTGCCAATCAAATTTGTGGAATCTATGCCACCTTTGTATGTTCCTGTTGCTGCTAAGTGGCATTACTTGTCTGCATTTGT GTACTTTGTGGGGGCAAATGCAATGGCATGTGCATATGCAGCATTGTCTCTGTTGTTGAGACTTGGAAACAGGCGTAAAGGGATGGAGACAGTGATCACTGTGTTCGACACATTAATGGTGGCTTTGCTCTTCTCTAGCAATGGAGCTGCCATTGCAGTTGGCCTACTTGGCTTGCAAGGAAACTCACATGTTCATTGGAACAAAGTGTGCAATATATTTGGCAAATTTTGTGACCAAGTTGCTGCTTCTCTTTTCATATCACTCCTTGGATCGATAACATTCCTCTTGCTGCTTCTGCTTCCTCAACTTTTCAGACTTAAACAAACTACCTAG
- the LOC114188029 gene encoding CASP-like protein 1D1, which produces MASTDIEYKSSSTPPPPAGVDYFKVDVILRFLLLAASVVALGVIVSSDQTEVVFFQGTLVPQPAKFKHTPAFVYFVAAFSVSGLYALVSALASIAVIQKPEFKLKFLLNFIFWDTLVLGIIASATGAAGSVAYIGLKGNSNLGWIKVCNVYDKFCRHLAGSIAVALFGSIVTVLLIWLSAFTIHSRVPK; this is translated from the exons ATGGCTTCTACAGACATTGAGTACAAATCATCTTCAACTCCACCCCCTCCGGCTGGAGTGGattattttaaagttgatgTAATCCTCAGATTTCTGTTATTGGCGGCATCAGTGGTGGCACTTGGAGTGATTGTCTCCAGTGATCAAACTGAGGTAGTGTTCTTCCAAGGTACCCTTGTACCTCAGCCAGCCAAGTTCAAACACACACCAGCTTTTGT ATATTTTGTGGCTGCATTCAGTGTCTCTGGCCTCTATGCCCTTGTTTCTGCTCTAGCCTCTATCGCTGTCATCCAGAAGCCAGAATTCAAACTGAAGTTCCTCCTCAACTTTATCTTCTGGGATACA CTAGTACTGGGGATAATAGCCTCAGCAACAGGAGCAGCAGGAAGTGTAGCATATATTGGTTTAAAGGGAAACAGTAATTTGGGTTGGATAAAAGTTTGCAATGTCTACGACAAGTTCTGTAGGCATCTTGCTGGCTCCATAGCTGTGGCTTTGTTTGGCAGCATTGTCACTGTTCTGCTCATCTGGCTTTCAGCTTTCACCATTCACAGTCGAGTTCCCAAGTAG
- the LOC114189106 gene encoding LOW QUALITY PROTEIN: lipase-like (The sequence of the model RefSeq protein was modified relative to this genomic sequence to represent the inferred CDS: inserted 1 base in 1 codon), protein MGKTRWLILITLLCLFAFSNGRGLKSGHKNHPYEYNHTLATILVEYASAVYLSDLTELFTWTCTRCDGLTKGFDMIELVVDVEHCLQAFVGVAEDPHAIIIAFRGTNEHSLQNWIEDLYWKQHDINYPGMGDAMVHRGFYTAYHNTTIRPAILDAIERAKKFYGDIQIIVTGHSMGGAMASFCGLDLTVNKNXKNVQVMTFGQPRVGNAVFASLYSELVPCTVRVTNDHDIVPHLPPYYYYLPQKTYHHFPREVWLYNIGLGSLVYSVEKICDGSGEDPTCSRSVTGNSIADHLVYYGVDMGSDDPSSCRIVMNPSTQDASIKDSRGNIVLSRDLATPLIKLSGENDNQKNPINVD, encoded by the exons ATGGGGAAAACCAGGTGGTTGATATTGATTACCCTTTTGTGTTTGTTTGCATTCTCTAATGGCAGAG GGCTAAAGTCTGGGCATAAAAATCATCCTTACGAATACAATCATACTCTTGCTACAATATTAGTGGAATATGCTTCTGCG GTATACTTGTCAGATTTAACAGAACTTTTTACATGGACGTGCACCAGGTGTGATGGCTTGACCAAG GGATTTGACATGATAGAGTTAGTTGTTGATGTCGAGCATTGCTTACAG GCATTTGTTGGAGTGGCCGAGGATCCTCATGCCATTATCATTGCATTCAGAGGAACAAATGAACATAG CTTGCAGAATTGGATTGAAGATTTATACTGGAAGCAGCATGATATAAATTATCCTGGCATGGGTGATGCAATG GTTCACCGTGGTTTTTACACTGCATACCACAACACAACAATACGTCCTGCAATTTTGGATGCTATAGAAAGGGCAAAGAAGTTTTATGGAGATATTCAAATTATAGTGACAGGGCATTCAATGGGAGGGGCAATGGCTTCATTTTGTGGTCTTGATTTGAcg gtaaataaaa gaaaaaatgtcCAAGTTATGACATTTGGACAACCTCGTGTTGGAAATGCTGTTTTTGCTTCTCTTTACAGCGAACTAGTTCCATGTACAGTTCGAGTCACAAATGACCATGATATTGTACCGCATTTGCCTccatactattattatttaccGCAGAAGACATACCACCATTTCCCCAGAGAG GTATGGCTTTATAACATTGGATTAGGTAGCCTTGTATACAGCGTGGAGAAGATTTGTGATGGATCTGGCGAGGATCCGACTTGCAGCAG GTCAGTAACTGGGAATAGCATTGCTGATCATTTGGTCTATTATGGCGTAGACATGGGATCAGATGACCCTAGTTCATGCAGAATTGTTATGAATCCTTCTACTCAGGATGCTAGCATCAAAGATTCAAGAGGAAACATAGTCTTATCCAGAGATCTTGCTACCCCTCTCATCAAATTGAGCGGAGAGAATGACAATCAGAAAAATCCTATCAATGTCGATTGA
- the LOC114188028 gene encoding uncharacterized protein LOC114188028 → MPLILSNCFTPIQLHHTLTVTLRQRHSLSIFAAPLTLNTTTAVATTTTTIMATSFQLSDASHSLPISPHHLLIVGPGILGRLVAQIWRQEYPGCEVYGQTVTTNHHEELSKIGINPSLEWTKGSHKFPYVIFCAPPYQSSDYLGDLRLAASSWNGEGSFLFTSSSAPYDCNDNGLCDEDSPVVPIGRSPRTDVLLKAEKIVLEFGGSVLRLSGLYKVDKGPHIYWLEKGIVESRPDHILNLIHYEDAASLTVAILKKQFRERIFLGCDNHPLSRQEVMDLVYKSGKFSKKFEKFTGTDDPLGKRLNNSKTRQEVGWEPKYSSFAHFLETI, encoded by the exons ATGCCTTTAATCTTATCAAATTGTTTCACTCCCATACAGTTGCACCACACGCTAACAGTGACACTTCGTCAACGCCACTCATTATCTATCTTCGCTGCGCCTCTCACCCTAAACACCACCACCGCCgtcgccaccaccaccaccaccatcatggCCACCAGTTTCCAACTCTCCGATGCTTCTCACTCTCTTCCAATTTCACCGCACCACCTCTTGATCGTCGGTCCCGGCATTCTTGGTCGTTTGGTCGCCCAAATTTGGCGCCAG GAATATCCAGGTTGTGAAGTTTATGGACAAACAGTAACCACTAATCATCATGAGGAGTTGTCTAAAATTGGTATTAATCCGTCTTTGGAATGGACCAAAGGCTCCCATAAATTTCCCTATGTCATTTTCTGTGCTCCGCCTTACCAATCCTCAGATTACCTTGGTGATCTTAG GCTGGCTGCATCAAGCTGGAATGGTGAAGGTTCTTTTTTGTTTACATCAAGCTCTGCTCCATATGATTGTAATGATAATGGATTGTGTGATGAG GATAGTCCAGTAGTGCCAATAGGGAGGAGCCCCAGGACCGATGTCCTTCTAAAGGCTGAAAAGATAGTGCTTGAGTTTGGTGGTTCTGTTTTAAGACTGTCTGGACTTTAT aaagtagATAAAGGCCCACATATTTATTGGTTAGAGAAGGGGATTGTTGAATCTCGCCCTGATCACATCCTGAATCTAATTCACTATGAG GATGCAGCTTCCCTCACAGTTGCAATTTTGAAGAAACAATTTCGTGAGCGGATTTTCTTGGGTTGTGATAATCATCCCTTATCCAG GCAAGAAGTGATGGATCTAGTATACAAAAGTGGGAAATTTAGTAAGAAGTTTGAGAAATTCACAG GAACTGATGATCCTCTAGGCAAGAGATTAAACAACTCCAAAACCCGCCAAGAAGTAGGGTGGGAGCCAAAGTACTCTAGCTTTGCTCATTTCCTTGAGACCATTTGA
- the LOC114187233 gene encoding E3 ubiquitin-protein ligase MIEL1-like: MERSVLERLDFGKMGYGCKHYRRRCRIRAPCCNELYSCRHCHNDATSMLSKPLDRHELVRQDVEHVVCSVCDTEQPVAQVCTNCGVRMGEYFCSICKFFDDETGKEHFHCDDCGICRVGGRENFFHCKKCGSCYSNGLRDNHLCVENSMRHHCPICYEYLFDSLKDTAVMKCGHTMHSECYHEMIKRDQYCCPICSKSVIDMSRTWKRIDEEIEATVMPEDYQNRKVWILCNDCNDTTEVYFHIIGHKCGHCNSYNTRAIAPPVLPQ; the protein is encoded by the exons ATGGAACGTTCTGTCCTTGAACGTCTTGATTTTGGGAAGATGGGATACGG GTGCAAGCATTACAGAAGAAGATGCAGGATTCGAGCTCCATGTTGCAATGAGCTCTACTCTTGCCGTCATTGTCATAACGACGCAACG AGCATGCTGAGCAAACCTCTCGATCGCCACGAACTCGTTCGCCAGGATGTTGAACAT GTTGTTTGTTCAGTTTGCGATACAGAGCAGCCA GTTGCCCAAGTTTGTACGAACTGCGGTGTCAGAATGGGAGAATATTTTTGCAGCATCTGCAAATTCTTCGATGATGAG ACCGGGAAAGAACATTTTCATTGTGATGATTGTGGGATATGCAG AGTTGGTGGTCGTGAGAATTTTTTCCACTGCAAGAAGTGTG GGTCTTGCTATTCAAATGGTCTGCGGGATAATCATTTGTGTGTGGAAAACTCCATGAGGCATCATTGTCCCATTTGTTATGAG TACCTTTTTGACTCATTGAAAGACACTGCTGTTATGAAATGTGGCCACACAATGCATTCTGAATGTTACCACGAGATGATAAAGCGTGACCA GTATTGTTGTCCCATATGCTCCAAGTCTGTAATTGACATGTCTAGGACATGGAAGAGAATCGATGAAGAG ATTGAAGCAACTGTCATGCCTGAGGACTATCAGAACAGAAAG GTTTGGATACTCTGTAATGACTGCAACGACACAACTGAAGTTTACTTCCACATCATTGGGCATAAATGTGGTCACTGCAACTCATACAATACTCGTGCAATAGCTCCTCCTGTTCTTCCTCAATGA
- the LOC114188947 gene encoding CASP-like protein 1E1 isoform X2, which yields MNETLIPLLSVTLPTSLFPHYLKSYIFPLANTSPQGFIFVTRMEGQRKGSLNVMEGSEGNAKGWCGSVVRTCDLFLRLFAILLTLVASVVIGADKQTAIVPIKFVESMPPLYFVGANAMACAYAALSLLLRLGNRRKGMETVITVFDTLMVALLFSSNGAAIAVGLLGLQGNSHVHWNKVCNIFGKFCDQVAASLFISLLGSITFLLLLLLPQLFRLKQTT from the exons ATGAATGAAACCCTCATACCCCTTTTATCAGTAACATTACCAACTTCCCTTTTCCCACACTATTTAAAGTCATATATTTTCCCTTTGGCCAACACTTCACCACAAGGCTTCATTTTTGTTACTAGAATGGAGGGTCAGAGAAAGGGTAGTTTGAATGTAATGGAAGGGAGTGAGGGCAATGCCAAAGGATGGTGTGGATCAGTAGTGAGAACTTGTGATTTGTTTTTGAGGCTTTTTGCCATTCTACTCACTCTTGTGGCTTCTGTTGTCATTGGGGCAGATAAACAAACAGCTATTGTGCCAATCAAATTTGTGGAATCTATGCCACCTTT GTACTTTGTGGGGGCAAATGCAATGGCATGTGCATATGCAGCATTGTCTCTGTTGTTGAGACTTGGAAACAGGCGTAAAGGGATGGAGACAGTGATCACTGTGTTCGACACATTAATGGTGGCTTTGCTCTTCTCTAGCAATGGAGCTGCCATTGCAGTTGGCCTACTTGGCTTGCAAGGAAACTCACATGTTCATTGGAACAAAGTGTGCAATATATTTGGCAAATTTTGTGACCAAGTTGCTGCTTCTCTTTTCATATCACTCCTTGGATCGATAACATTCCTCTTGCTGCTTCTGCTTCCTCAACTTTTCAGACTTAAACAAACTACCTAG
- the LOC114187136 gene encoding protein mago nashi homolog yields the protein MGSEEEKGEFYLRYYVGHKGKFGHEFLEFEFRPDGKLRYANNSNYKNDTIIRKEVYLTPAVLRECRRIVAESEIMKEDDNNWPEPDRVGRQELEIVMGNEHISFTTSKIGSLVDVQSSADPEGLRIFYYLVQDLKCFVFSLISLHFKIKPI from the exons ATGGGGAGCGAAGAGGAGAAGGGGGAGTTCTACCTGAGATACTACGTGGGGCACAAGGGGAAGTTCGGCCACGAGTTTCTTGAATTTGAGTTCAGACCCGACGGCAAGCTCCGTTACGCCAACAACTCCAACTACAAAAACGACACAATAATCCGCAAGGAGGTGTACCTCACTCCCGCCGTTTTGCGTGAGTGCCGCCGAATAGTCGCGGAGAGCGAGATCATGAAGGAGGACGACAACAACTGGCCGGAACCCGATCGGGTGGGACGCCAGGAGCTCGAGATTGTCATGGGGAACGAGCACATTTCCTTCACAACTTCCAAGATCGGGTCTCTCGTCGACGTTCAATCCAGTGCGGATCCGGAAGGCCTTCGCATCTTTTACTATCTTGTTCAG GATTTGAAGTGTTTTGTCTTCTCTCTCATTTCTCTTCACTTCAAGATCAAGCCTATATAA
- the LOC114188026 gene encoding probable serine/threonine-protein kinase At1g54610, whose translation MGCAFGKESLREERRGEVREAKAEVSRAEVVENENIEKEKEKEGEREEKRTRARGERRRSSKPKPNPRLSNPPNHVHGEQVAAGWPSWLSKVAGEAINGLTPRRADTFEKLDKIGQGTYSNVYKARDSLTGKIVALKKVRFDNLEPESVKFMAREILILRRLDHPNVIKLEGLVTSRMSCSLYLVFEYMVHDLAGLATNPAIKFTESQVKCYMHQLFSGLEHCHNRHVLHRDIKGSNLLIDNDGNLRIADFGLASFFDPNHKHPMTSRVVTLWYRPPELLLGATEYSVGVDLWSAGCILAELLAGKPIMPGRTEVEQLHKIFKLCGSPSDEYWKKSKLPHATIFKPQQSYKRCIAETFKDFPPSSLPLIDTLLSIDPDERLTATAALHSEFFTTKPYACDPSSLPKYPPSKEMDAKLRDEEARRLRAAGKANADGVKKSRPRERAGRGVPVPEANAELQANIDRRRLITHANAKSKSEKFPPPHQDGALGYPLGSSHHMDPVFDPPDVPFSSTNFSQPKANIQTWSGPLVDPSSGGAPRRKKKHGK comes from the exons ATGGGGTGTGCGTTTGGGAAAGAGTCTTTGAGGGAGGAAAGGAGAGGGGAAGTGAGAGAGGCAAAAGCTGAGGTGAGTAGAGCAGAGGTTGTTGAGAATGAGAACAttgagaaggagaaggagaaggagggtGAAAGAGAGGAGAAGAGGACAAGGGCAAGGGGAGAGAGGAGGCGATCTTCGAAGCCGAAGCCGAATCCGAGGTTGAGCAACCCACCTAACCATGTTCATGGTGAGCAGGTTGCAGCAGGGTGGCCCTCTTGGCTCTCTAAGGTTGCCGGTGAAGCCATCAACGGATTGACGCCCCGGAGAGCTGACACCTTTGAGAAGCTTGATAAG ATCGGGCAAGGTACATACAGCAATGTTTACAAAGCTAGGGATTCTTTGACGGGAAAAATTGTTGCTCTAAAGAAGGTCCGTTTTGACAATTTGGAGCCTGAAAGTGTGAAGTTCATGGCTAGAGAGATTTTGATTCTCCGTCGTCTAGATCATCCCAATGTCATCAAACTTGAAGGCTTAGTGACTTCTAGAATGTCGTGCAGTTTATATCTTGTATTTGAATACATGGTGCATGATCTGGCTGGACTTGCCACAAACCCGGCAATTAAGTTCACAGAATCTCAG GTAAAATGTTACATGCATCAGCTATTTTCTGGACTGGAGCACTGTCACAACCGTCATGTGCTGCATCGTGATATAAAGGGGTCAAACCTTCTTATTGATAATGATGGAAATCTTAGGATTGCTGATTTTGGATTAGCTTCCTTCTTTGATCCTAATCACAAGCACCCTATGACTAGTAGAGTGGTTACATTATGGTATCGACCTCCAGAACTTCTTCTTGGGGCCACTGAATATAGTGTAGGAGTGGACCTCTGGAGTGCTGGCTGCATTCTTGCTGAATTATTGGCTGGAAAGCCTATTATGCCTGGTCGAACGGAG GTGGAACAACTACACAAGATATTTAAGCTATGTGGTTCTCCTTCTGACGAATATTGGAAGAAATCAAAGTTGCCACATGCTACCATTTTTAAGCCCCAGCAGTCATACAAGCGGTGTATTGCAGAGACATTTAAAGATTTTCCTCCATCATCCCTGCCACTTATTGACACCCTTCTCTCAATTGATCCAGATGAACGTTTGACTGCCACTGCTGCGTTGCATAGTGAA TTCTTTACAACAAAACCATATGCCTGTGACCCCTCTAGCCTCCCAAAATATCCTCCCAGCAAGGAGATGGATGCAAAGCTACGGGATGAAGAAGCTAGAAG ATTGAGAGCAGCTGGTAAAGCTAATGCTGACGGTGTCAAGAAATCTCGTCCACGTGAGCGAGCTGGGCGGGGAGTTCCAGTTCCAGAGGCCAATGCTGAACTACAAGCAAATATTGAT AGACGGCGGCTGATCACACATGCAAATGCTAAGAGCAAGAGTGAGAAGTTTCCTCCTCCTCACCAAGATGGAGCTCTAGGCTATCCACTGGGTTCTTCACATCACATGGATCCAGTTTTTGATCCTCCTGATGTTCCATTTAGTTCCACAAACTTCTCACAACCTAAAGCAAATATTCAAACCTGGTCAGGCCCATTGGTAGATCCTTCTAGTGGGGGCGCACCaaggagaaagaagaaacatgGAAAATGA
- the LOC114188027 gene encoding divinyl chlorophyllide a 8-vinyl-reductase, chloroplastic yields the protein MSLCYTSNFISLNHQKSLSFTFSSDSPRFINLFSVKHRKPHHPIKFTAERFKLFASLTPSPPTETAPSSYRSKSPKDVNVLVVGSTGYIGKYVVRELVKRGFNVTAIARERSGIRGSVDKDQTLNQLRGANVCFSDVTNLDALEGSLNSLGNSFDVVVSCLASRNGGVKDSWKIDYEATRNSLVAGRKRGASHFVLLSAICVQKPLLEFQRAKLKFEDELMKLAEEDGGFSYSIVRPTAFFKSLGGQVELVKDGKPYVMFGDGKLCACKPMSESDLASFIVDCVLSEDKINKVLPIGGPGKALTPLEQGEMLFRLLGKEPKFLKVPIGIMDFAIGVLDFLVKVFPSLEDAAEFGKIGRYYAAESMLVLDPETGEYSAEKTPSYGNDTLEEFFARVLREGMAGQELGEQTIF from the coding sequence ATGTCCCTCTGCTACACTTCCAATTTCATCTCGCTGAACCATCAAAAAAGCCTTTCCTTCACCTTCTCGTCGGACTCTCCTCGCTTCATCAACCTATTTTCAGTTAAGCATCGGAAACCACACCACCCCATTAAGTTCACCGCTGAAAGATTCAAACTTTTTGCCTCTCTGACGCCATCTCCGCCCACTGAGACCGCCCCATCAAGTTACAGGAGCAAAAGTCCTAAAGATGTTAACGTCTTGGTGGTGGGTTCAACTGGGTACATTGGAAAGTATGTGGTGAGAGAGTTGGTCAAGAGAGGGTTCAACGTCACAGCCATTGCTAGAGAGAGGAGTGGAATTAGGGGTAGTGTTGACAAGGATCAGACGTTGAATCAGTTAAGAGGGGCCAATGTGTGTTTCTCGGATGTGACCAATCTGGATGCTTTGGAAGGGTCTTTGAACAGCTTGGGTAATTCTTTTGATGTTGTGGTGTCGTGCCTTGCAAGTAGAAATGGAGGGGTGAAGGACTCTTGGAAGATTGATTATGAGGCAACAAGGAATAGCCTTGTTGCTGGAAGAAAACGAGGGGCTTCACATTTTGTGTTGCTTTCAGCAATATGTGTGCAGAAGCCCCTCCTTGAGTTTCAGCGTGCCAAGTTGAAGTTTGAGGATGAGTTGATGAAGTTAGCTGAGGAGGATGGTGGATTCAGTTATAGTATAGTGAGGCCAACAGCATTTTTCAAGAGTTTGGGAGGTCAGGTTGAGTTGGTGAAGGATGGGAAGCCATATGTCATGTTTGGAGATGGGAAACTGTGTGCTTGTAAGCCTATGAGTGAGTCAGATTTGGCTTCTTTTATTGTAGATTGTGTGCTTAGTGAGGATAAGATTAACAAGGTGTTGCCAATTGGAGGGCCTGGAAAGGCGTTGACACCACTGGAACAAGGGGAGATGCTGTTTAGGCTTTTGGGGAAGGAGCCAAAATTCTTGAAAGTTCCAATAGGAATAATGGATTTTGCCATTGGGGTTCTTGACTTTCTGGTTAAAGTCTTTCCTTCACTGGAAGATGCTGCTGAGTTTGGGAAAATTGGAAGGTACTATGCGGCAGAAAGTATGTTGGTTCTGGATCCTGAGACAGGAGAGTATAGTGCTGAGAAGACACCCAGCTATGGGAATGATACATTGGAAGAGTTTTTTGCTAGGGTTCTCAGGGAGGGCATGGCTGGTCAAGAGCTAGGTGAGCAAACAATATTTTAA